One window of the Rhodococcus sovatensis genome contains the following:
- a CDS encoding beta-ketoacyl-ACP synthase III: MGAISTTQGRQSKMLGLGVYRPERVVTNDEICEFIDSSDEWIQTRSGIKNRRFAEPEENVVQMSIAAGRKALEASGISAEQIDTVIVATSTHLELTPQAAAKVAHGLGTKGPAAFDICAGCAGFCYALAVASDLVKAGTSQYVLVIGAEQLSVTTDPYDRTTRFIFADGAGAVVVGQSDETEIGPAVWGSDGSQSDAIVQTTDWYEYITTEGLERPWIRMNGISVFRWAAFEMGKAAQRVLDAAGIKTDELHAFIPHQANSRITELLARSLNLDEGTTVANDIAETGNTSAASIPLAMEELLRTGKAKAGDTALLLAFGAGLSYAGQVVKLPTL; encoded by the coding sequence ATGGGTGCGATCAGCACTACGCAGGGCCGGCAGTCGAAAATGCTGGGTCTGGGTGTCTACCGCCCGGAGCGGGTGGTCACCAATGACGAGATCTGCGAGTTCATCGATTCGAGTGACGAGTGGATCCAGACTCGGTCGGGCATCAAGAACCGGCGGTTCGCCGAACCTGAAGAGAACGTCGTGCAGATGTCCATCGCGGCGGGTCGCAAAGCCCTCGAGGCGAGCGGTATCTCGGCCGAGCAGATCGACACCGTCATCGTCGCCACCTCGACGCATCTCGAGCTGACTCCCCAAGCTGCCGCGAAGGTTGCGCATGGACTCGGCACCAAAGGTCCCGCCGCATTCGACATCTGCGCCGGGTGCGCTGGCTTCTGCTACGCGTTGGCCGTAGCGTCCGACCTGGTCAAGGCCGGTACCTCGCAATACGTCCTCGTCATCGGCGCGGAGCAGCTCTCCGTGACCACCGACCCGTACGACCGCACTACGCGATTCATCTTCGCCGACGGTGCGGGTGCTGTCGTCGTCGGACAGAGTGACGAGACCGAGATCGGGCCTGCTGTATGGGGCTCGGACGGCTCACAGTCCGATGCCATCGTCCAGACAACCGACTGGTACGAGTACATCACCACTGAAGGTCTCGAGCGTCCCTGGATCAGGATGAACGGGATTTCCGTCTTCCGCTGGGCTGCTTTCGAGATGGGCAAAGCTGCGCAGCGGGTGCTCGACGCCGCGGGCATCAAGACCGATGAGCTGCACGCGTTCATCCCACATCAAGCCAACAGCCGAATCACCGAGCTGCTGGCCAGAAGCCTGAACCTCGATGAGGGAACCACCGTCGCCAACGACATCGCCGAAACGGGCAACACCTCGGCCGCGTCGATCCCGCTGGCGATGGAAGAGCTCCTGCGTACCGGAAAGGCGAAGGCCGGCGACACCGCGCTGCTCCTCGCGTTCGGCGCCGGGTTGTCGTACGCCGGCCAGGTCGTCAAGCTCCCCACGCTGTAG
- a CDS encoding TIGR03618 family F420-dependent PPOX class oxidoreductase, whose product MPKPPLPEDAIEILKKPNPAVMAVVRADGTPITAPTWYLWEDGKIVLNFQADRKRLEHIRGNPKVSISVLDEASWYTHVTVHGTITLQDDPDLVDIDRISTFYTGDPYPVRDQARVTGYLEIDAYVGWGKVG is encoded by the coding sequence ATGCCGAAGCCACCGTTGCCCGAAGATGCAATCGAAATCCTGAAGAAGCCGAACCCTGCCGTCATGGCTGTCGTACGCGCCGACGGAACACCGATCACCGCGCCGACCTGGTACCTGTGGGAGGACGGCAAGATCGTGCTGAACTTCCAGGCCGACCGCAAGCGCCTCGAACACATCCGCGGCAACCCGAAGGTTTCGATATCGGTGCTCGACGAAGCCAGCTGGTACACCCACGTGACCGTGCACGGCACCATCACGTTGCAGGACGATCCCGATCTGGTCGACATCGACCGCATCTCCACCTTCTACACCGGAGACCCGTATCCGGTGCGCGACCAGGCTCGAGTCACCGGCTACCTCGAAATCGACGCGTACGTCGGTTGGGGCAAAGTCGGCTAA
- a CDS encoding MFS transporter has translation MSSMSESSLEWEGHPRGSRQYKRLVAALLFAGIASFAQLYSVQGILPLIASSLEITPSQSSLAVGLATVGVAVSVLPWSVVADRIGRVRAMSISVVTATVLGLIVPLSSSLPVLLSIRFFEGAALGGLPAIAIAYLSEEVHRKHTALAAATYVSGTTLGGLLGRIVAGPVAEFTNWRIGTLTVSVIAAVAAGLFLLLAPKPRRFLGTASDGPSLSARLWANLREPGMLALYAQGFLLMGGFVAIYNFLGFRLEGVPFGLPQSIISLIFIAYLSGTVSSRVAGLLAVKRGRGPVLAGSTVVMIAGVSLTISSNLVVILLGLVVLTIGFFAAHAIASGWTGQRAIVGRAQATSLYNLFYYGGSSVVGWFGGVIYQQFGWTAMASFVMGLAVLAAVIMLVAGSDRRNERDRQRHDGNAADRDHQKCNDASAIPSLLGARSSGHEQNETYAHRCDGDRHRERDH, from the coding sequence ATGAGTTCGATGTCCGAATCTTCGCTCGAGTGGGAGGGCCACCCACGCGGCTCTCGCCAGTACAAGCGACTCGTCGCAGCACTGCTGTTCGCGGGTATCGCGTCGTTCGCTCAGCTCTATTCGGTCCAGGGCATCCTGCCGCTCATCGCATCGAGCCTGGAGATCACGCCGTCGCAATCCTCGCTCGCTGTCGGACTGGCAACCGTCGGAGTCGCGGTGTCGGTGCTGCCCTGGTCGGTGGTCGCCGACCGGATCGGCCGGGTACGCGCGATGAGCATCTCGGTCGTCACAGCGACAGTGCTGGGTCTGATCGTACCGCTGTCGTCGTCGCTTCCGGTGCTTCTGTCGATTCGCTTCTTCGAGGGCGCGGCTCTCGGTGGGCTGCCTGCCATCGCAATCGCGTACCTCAGCGAAGAGGTGCACCGTAAGCACACCGCGCTTGCAGCAGCGACCTACGTGTCGGGGACGACGCTCGGCGGTCTGCTCGGACGGATCGTGGCGGGTCCGGTTGCAGAATTCACGAACTGGCGCATCGGCACTCTGACAGTGTCCGTGATCGCTGCCGTCGCTGCCGGGCTGTTTCTGCTACTCGCCCCGAAGCCTCGACGCTTCCTCGGGACCGCGTCCGACGGTCCGTCGCTGAGTGCGAGATTGTGGGCGAACCTTCGTGAACCGGGAATGCTCGCGCTGTACGCGCAGGGCTTTCTCCTGATGGGCGGCTTCGTCGCGATCTACAACTTCCTCGGGTTCAGGCTGGAGGGTGTGCCGTTCGGGTTGCCGCAGTCGATCATCAGTCTCATTTTCATCGCGTATCTGAGCGGGACGGTGTCCTCGCGGGTCGCCGGTTTGCTGGCGGTCAAGCGTGGCCGTGGACCCGTCCTAGCAGGATCCACCGTCGTCATGATTGCGGGCGTTTCGTTGACGATCAGCAGCAATCTCGTCGTGATACTCCTCGGACTGGTCGTGCTCACCATCGGGTTCTTCGCAGCTCATGCCATTGCCTCGGGGTGGACCGGACAGCGGGCGATCGTCGGCCGAGCGCAGGCGACGTCGCTGTACAACCTGTTCTACTACGGCGGATCGAGCGTCGTAGGGTGGTTCGGCGGCGTGATCTACCAACAGTTCGGGTGGACCGCGATGGCGTCGTTCGTGATGGGCTTGGCGGTGCTCGCCGCGGTGATCATGCTGGTGGCGGGATCAGACCGCCGCAACGAGCGCGACCGTCAACGGCACGACGGAAATGCAGCAGATCGCGACCACCAGAAGTGCAATGACGCGTCGGCGATCCCATCTCTGCTGGGCGCCCGCAGCAGCGGACACGAACAGAACGAAACCTACGCACACCGATGCGATGGTGACCGCCACCGGGAGAGAGATCATTAG
- a CDS encoding LysR family transcriptional regulator, with translation MRDEARDLLALIPTLLAVADTEHITEASDLLGIPQPTVSRQIARASKILGVEIVERRGRGIALTTAGRILMPYLHRVAVDLEAGLDAMSKHDATARGRISISFQNTLGEDIVPALIKQFRGEHPAVTFELDQGARARCLDRLDDAAADLAFVSLSTEHTATNSFQLYDERLVLVVPADHPLAGARSVDLADTAEENYVAMGHGFGMRSICDELWSGAGIAPEIAFEGQDIHTLRGLVGAGLGISILPRMRSHGRETVEVRIADPAARRRIGMVWSTRQHASQVEAFRSMVIRNGRGLVVR, from the coding sequence ATGCGCGACGAGGCGAGGGACCTGCTGGCCCTCATTCCGACGCTCCTCGCTGTCGCCGACACCGAGCACATCACCGAAGCGTCGGATCTCCTCGGCATCCCGCAGCCCACCGTCAGCCGACAGATCGCCCGGGCGTCGAAGATCCTCGGTGTGGAGATCGTCGAGCGGCGAGGTCGCGGGATCGCCCTGACCACCGCGGGACGAATTCTGATGCCGTACCTGCACCGTGTCGCCGTAGACCTCGAGGCGGGGTTGGACGCCATGAGCAAGCACGACGCCACAGCGCGCGGGCGCATCTCGATCAGCTTCCAGAACACGCTCGGCGAGGACATCGTGCCTGCCCTGATCAAGCAGTTTCGCGGAGAGCACCCCGCGGTGACCTTCGAACTCGATCAGGGGGCGCGTGCACGGTGCCTCGACCGTCTCGACGACGCAGCAGCCGACCTCGCGTTCGTTTCTCTCAGCACCGAGCACACGGCGACGAACTCGTTCCAGCTCTACGACGAACGTCTGGTCCTCGTCGTTCCTGCCGACCATCCGTTGGCCGGCGCACGCTCGGTGGACCTCGCCGACACGGCCGAAGAGAACTACGTCGCGATGGGTCACGGTTTCGGCATGCGGTCGATCTGCGACGAGCTCTGGTCCGGCGCCGGCATCGCTCCCGAGATCGCCTTCGAGGGCCAGGACATCCATACGCTGCGCGGACTCGTCGGCGCCGGGCTCGGGATCAGCATCCTTCCGCGGATGCGCAGCCACGGCCGGGAAACGGTCGAGGTGCGAATCGCGGATCCAGCAGCACGACGACGCATCGGGATGGTCTGGTCCACCCGCCAGCACGCGAGCCAGGTCGAGGCGTTTCGATCGATGGTCATCCGCAACGGCCGCGGCCTGGTCGTCAGGTGA
- a CDS encoding histidine phosphatase family protein, whose translation MQLILVRHALPLRSEESADPPLAELGHQQAARIPDALARFGVARAVASTQLRALETGASLATHRGLHLDSDERLTEYDRDFGGYVPIEDARTEFADAFARIKDGHLPEQVDEVAFRARVLEGVAAAVHGVEHTDTVVVFAHGGVINIVLQDILTTPKVLGFPIDYCSITRILYSRNGKRSVASINETQHVWDLLPRNR comes from the coding sequence GTGCAGCTGATTCTGGTACGCCACGCGCTTCCGCTCCGTTCCGAAGAGTCCGCCGACCCACCGCTCGCCGAACTCGGGCACCAGCAGGCAGCACGCATTCCCGACGCCCTGGCGCGGTTCGGCGTCGCGCGTGCCGTCGCCAGCACCCAGTTGCGCGCGCTGGAGACCGGGGCCTCGCTTGCCACGCACCGCGGTCTGCATCTCGACTCCGACGAGCGCCTCACCGAGTACGACCGCGACTTCGGCGGTTACGTCCCCATCGAGGACGCGCGCACCGAATTCGCCGACGCCTTTGCGCGCATCAAGGACGGCCACCTCCCCGAGCAGGTCGACGAGGTGGCGTTCCGCGCTCGTGTCCTCGAGGGGGTCGCGGCGGCGGTCCACGGCGTCGAGCACACCGATACCGTCGTGGTCTTCGCGCACGGAGGTGTCATCAACATCGTGCTGCAGGACATTCTCACGACTCCGAAGGTGCTCGGATTTCCGATCGACTACTGTTCGATCACACGAATCCTGTACTCACGCAACGGTAAACGCTCGGTTGCGTCGATCAACGAGACGCAGCATGTGTGGGATCTACTGCCGCGCAACCGCTAG
- a CDS encoding phage infection protein yields MGKFRVLRRPSAALVAIAFPLVAAGAFALGAGYDLSPATETSTPPATATQNTAAGDPLAESRSSLQQAGLPLSFLAGGITQLTDGGNQLNDGVVQLSDGITQAHDGTIQLADGFGQYRAGIGQLGDGASQISGGVDQLVDRLSAFGAQQAEFTAALDAAASQVDAFPHPGSDAISGQIRGVIDTLNTQGFGPSTLADLQTLKSGAQQLSGELNDPSSQFLTATGQLGDATVQLRDGLGQLDDGGGQLRAGTDQLITAVEPVTGIVDGISTNVQDATTGLPTAKELSAPATSTDTAASTSSTPVAPYLIAALVAVGAIGAVSLVRVLSRDSRFRWIAAAVAILAVGVCAALAFAFTAPEAGIGALLAAGIFLVVSAAAYLTAAGAIQRLLGATVGQAVNIALLVVQVVVCGAAYASSAAIWVHLSAFMPMAYTAAGAREIGYSAMTSTGGLAVPMTVVLLVVSALVYRATDNSRETVSPDYA; encoded by the coding sequence ATGGGTAAATTCCGCGTTCTCCGCAGGCCGTCCGCTGCTCTCGTCGCCATTGCCTTTCCTCTGGTGGCTGCCGGTGCGTTCGCGCTCGGTGCCGGATACGACCTGAGCCCTGCCACCGAAACGTCCACGCCACCCGCGACAGCCACCCAGAACACCGCAGCCGGAGACCCGCTGGCGGAGTCGCGGAGCAGCCTGCAGCAAGCCGGTTTACCCCTGAGCTTTCTGGCCGGCGGAATCACGCAGTTGACCGATGGCGGCAATCAACTCAACGACGGCGTCGTGCAGCTCTCCGACGGCATCACCCAGGCTCACGACGGCACAATTCAGCTCGCCGATGGTTTCGGCCAGTATCGCGCCGGCATAGGCCAACTCGGCGATGGCGCGTCGCAGATCAGTGGTGGAGTCGACCAGCTCGTCGACCGCCTGTCCGCGTTCGGTGCGCAGCAGGCCGAATTCACGGCTGCGCTGGACGCCGCGGCCTCCCAGGTCGACGCCTTCCCCCACCCCGGTTCCGACGCCATCTCCGGCCAGATCCGCGGCGTCATCGACACTCTGAACACGCAGGGTTTCGGACCGTCGACTCTCGCGGATCTCCAAACCCTCAAGAGCGGCGCGCAACAGCTGTCCGGCGAGCTCAACGACCCCTCCAGCCAATTCCTGACGGCGACCGGTCAGCTGGGTGACGCCACAGTCCAGCTTCGTGACGGACTCGGCCAACTCGACGACGGTGGCGGCCAACTCCGCGCCGGAACCGATCAGCTCATCACCGCAGTAGAACCCGTCACGGGTATCGTCGACGGCATTTCAACCAACGTCCAGGACGCGACGACCGGGCTTCCGACTGCCAAGGAACTGTCCGCACCCGCAACCTCAACCGACACCGCCGCGTCCACGTCCAGCACGCCGGTCGCGCCCTACCTCATCGCCGCTCTCGTCGCTGTGGGAGCGATCGGTGCCGTCAGCCTGGTACGAGTACTGAGCCGCGACTCTCGCTTCCGGTGGATCGCCGCCGCCGTCGCAATCCTGGCCGTCGGAGTATGCGCGGCACTGGCGTTCGCATTCACTGCGCCGGAAGCGGGCATCGGAGCACTGTTGGCCGCAGGCATCTTTCTCGTCGTATCCGCCGCTGCCTACCTCACGGCTGCGGGCGCGATCCAACGTCTGCTCGGCGCCACCGTCGGACAAGCCGTCAACATCGCGTTACTCGTTGTCCAGGTGGTCGTCTGCGGCGCCGCCTACGCGAGCAGCGCAGCAATCTGGGTACACCTGTCGGCCTTCATGCCGATGGCCTACACCGCCGCCGGTGCTCGTGAGATCGGCTATTCAGCCATGACGTCGACCGGTGGGCTCGCCGTCCCCATGACGGTCGTACTGCTGGTAGTTTCCGCACTCGTCTACCGAGCTACCGACAACTCCCGCGAGACGGTGTCACCCGACTACGCGTAG
- a CDS encoding MFS transporter: protein MNEKATRKDWLGLSVLVIPILLVSMDISVLYLALPAVAADLEPTSNQTLWILDLYGFFLAGLLITMGSVGDRIGRRRLLMIGAVVFGAASVLAAFSTSPEMLLVARALLGVGGATIAPSTLSLIRNMFHDPGQRKEAIGMWTAGFAGGGAIGPVIGGFLLEHFWWGSVFLVNIPIMALLLVTAPLLVPEFKDPNPGKFDPTSVVLSIAAMLGIVYAIKHGAQEGFDTATISTALGGLVLGYLFVVRQRRATDPLIDITLFTERAFSAAVLVQFLVIFALTGFSLFASQYLQLLVGLGPLAAGLWLLIPAGTAGVGAILSPTLSKIVPTGTIIAGGLVLIAVGSLTLSFVGADSGIPLMIIGMSLITLGVGAASTLNSDIVLTAAAPEKAGTASALSETGAELGGAVGIAILGTIGTTVYRNRLQDSLPPETPPDIAGPASETVGGGMAVAEYLPAPLNDALRELAASGFVDGLNLAAAWCAAGMGISAFVVYLLLRGKRLQPHLVD from the coding sequence GTGAACGAGAAGGCGACGCGCAAGGACTGGCTCGGGCTGAGTGTCCTCGTCATTCCCATCCTGCTCGTATCGATGGACATCTCAGTGCTCTACCTGGCGCTTCCCGCGGTCGCCGCCGATCTCGAACCGACCAGCAACCAGACACTGTGGATCCTCGATCTCTACGGGTTCTTCCTGGCCGGGTTGCTCATCACGATGGGCTCTGTCGGCGACCGTATCGGCAGACGCAGGTTGTTGATGATCGGTGCGGTCGTGTTCGGCGCGGCGTCGGTGCTGGCCGCGTTCTCGACCTCCCCCGAAATGCTCCTGGTCGCGCGCGCACTCCTCGGTGTCGGCGGAGCAACGATCGCACCGAGCACGCTGTCCTTGATCCGCAACATGTTTCACGATCCCGGCCAACGCAAGGAAGCTATCGGAATGTGGACGGCGGGCTTCGCGGGTGGTGGTGCCATCGGTCCGGTGATCGGCGGATTCCTGCTCGAACACTTCTGGTGGGGATCGGTGTTCCTCGTCAACATACCGATCATGGCTCTACTGCTGGTCACTGCACCACTACTCGTCCCGGAGTTCAAGGATCCGAATCCAGGCAAGTTCGATCCGACCAGTGTCGTTCTGTCGATCGCGGCGATGCTCGGCATCGTCTACGCGATCAAGCATGGCGCACAGGAGGGCTTCGACACTGCAACGATTTCCACGGCACTCGGGGGCCTTGTTCTCGGCTACCTCTTCGTCGTCCGACAGCGGCGTGCCACCGATCCCCTTATCGACATCACGTTGTTCACCGAAAGAGCGTTCAGTGCAGCAGTTCTCGTACAGTTCCTGGTGATCTTCGCCCTCACCGGGTTCAGTCTGTTCGCCTCGCAGTACCTGCAGCTGTTGGTCGGCCTCGGGCCGCTGGCCGCCGGACTGTGGTTGCTGATTCCTGCGGGCACTGCCGGGGTGGGTGCGATCTTGTCGCCGACGCTGAGCAAGATCGTCCCGACGGGCACCATCATCGCCGGTGGGCTGGTACTCATCGCGGTCGGTTCGCTGACACTGAGCTTCGTGGGAGCGGACTCCGGCATACCGTTGATGATCATCGGGATGTCACTCATCACACTCGGAGTCGGCGCTGCATCTACCTTGAACTCCGACATCGTCCTCACCGCCGCAGCTCCTGAAAAGGCAGGCACGGCATCGGCATTGTCGGAGACGGGCGCCGAGCTGGGTGGTGCAGTCGGCATCGCTATCCTCGGCACGATCGGCACCACGGTCTACCGAAACCGCCTCCAGGACTCACTCCCTCCGGAAACTCCCCCCGACATCGCCGGCCCTGCGTCGGAAACCGTCGGAGGCGGCATGGCGGTCGCCGAGTACCTGCCCGCACCACTGAACGACGCCCTCCGCGAACTCGCCGCATCGGGCTTCGTCGACGGTTTGAATCTCGCGGCGGCCTGGTGTGCGGCAGGTATGGGGATATCGGCGTTCGTCGTGTACCTGTTGTTGCGCGGCAAGCGGTTACAGCCACACTTGGTTGATTAG
- a CDS encoding cutinase family protein produces the protein MRVKKLVATIGSVVAVVAGVTALPTVTASADPASCPGLYVVAIPGTWETSSGAAPKPGMLTAVTDRIAGSDIRTDYVSYPATAFPWEGGIYGESRAVATANAGGMIKAMADQCGATKFGIIGYSQGADAAGDLAASIGTGLGVVPADRVAAVGLISDPKRSDADALVGPQVVGTGVGGPRVGGFGFVSPVVRTFCAVGDLYCSTPKDDYVARLAGFLAVSSDPNPAVAAQAQQDAEVLLGDIASAGGLPTLQGQLSDQANQQRRREIEAFYRSGVHQEYGSYAVDSNGTSATTWLANYLRDSI, from the coding sequence ATGCGCGTGAAGAAGCTCGTCGCCACCATCGGATCGGTCGTGGCCGTTGTTGCAGGAGTCACCGCCCTGCCCACAGTCACTGCATCGGCAGATCCAGCATCCTGCCCAGGCCTGTACGTCGTCGCGATTCCCGGCACTTGGGAGACCAGTTCGGGGGCGGCACCGAAGCCGGGCATGCTGACTGCGGTGACCGATCGTATCGCCGGTTCCGATATCCGTACCGACTACGTGTCCTACCCCGCTACGGCGTTCCCGTGGGAGGGCGGAATCTACGGCGAATCCCGAGCAGTGGCGACCGCCAACGCGGGCGGCATGATCAAGGCCATGGCCGATCAGTGCGGCGCAACCAAATTCGGCATCATCGGCTACAGCCAAGGTGCCGACGCGGCAGGTGACTTGGCAGCGTCCATCGGCACCGGCCTCGGCGTCGTGCCTGCAGATCGCGTCGCTGCGGTGGGTCTGATCTCCGATCCCAAGCGTTCCGACGCGGACGCGCTCGTCGGACCCCAGGTAGTCGGCACCGGAGTCGGAGGCCCCCGCGTCGGAGGATTCGGCTTCGTCAGCCCGGTCGTTCGTACGTTCTGCGCCGTCGGTGACCTGTACTGCTCGACACCCAAGGACGACTACGTCGCTCGGCTCGCCGGCTTCCTGGCCGTGTCCTCCGATCCGAACCCGGCCGTTGCCGCGCAGGCGCAGCAGGATGCGGAAGTTCTACTGGGCGACATCGCGTCGGCAGGAGGCCTGCCGACACTGCAGGGCCAACTGTCCGATCAGGCGAACCAGCAACGCAGACGTGAGATCGAGGCGTTCTACCGCTCCGGTGTCCATCAGGAATACGGTTCGTACGCCGTCGATTCCAACGGAACCAGTGCAACGACGTGGCTCGCCAACTACCTGCGGGACAGTATCTAA
- a CDS encoding glutamate synthase subunit beta produces MGDPQGFLKNTVRELPKRRPVDLRLMDWKEVYEDFSKDTLRTQASRCMDCGVPFCHNGCPLGNLIPEWNDLVYKDRWRESIDRLHATNNFPEFTGRLCPAPCEASCVLGINQDPVTIKQVEVEIIDKAFEEGWVTPVYPTHLTGKTVAVVGSGPAGLAAAQQLTRAGHTVTVFERADRIGGLLRYGIPEFKMEKRHIDRRLAQMEAEGTVFRTGVDVGKDISADELRAQFDAVVLSGGATAWRDLPIEGRENEGIYQAMEFLPHANRVQQGDFAEPPVSAKGKKVVIIGGGDTGADCLGTSHRQGAESVHQFEIMARPPEERATSTPWPLYPLMYRVASAHEEGGERVFSVNTERFLGKDGKVTALEAHEVEFKAGKFEKIEGSEFTLEADLVLLAMGFVGPEKPGLLTDLGVDLNERGNVQRSKEWVTNVPGVFVAGDMGRGQSLIVWAIAEGRSCAAAVDTFLQGATALPSPIVPTQAPQR; encoded by the coding sequence GTGGGTGACCCACAAGGATTCTTGAAGAACACCGTTCGTGAACTGCCGAAGCGGCGTCCCGTCGACCTGCGGCTGATGGACTGGAAAGAGGTCTACGAGGACTTCTCCAAGGACACACTGCGGACCCAGGCGAGCCGATGCATGGATTGCGGTGTCCCGTTCTGCCACAACGGTTGCCCGCTCGGGAATCTGATTCCCGAGTGGAACGACCTGGTGTACAAGGACCGTTGGCGCGAGAGCATCGACCGGCTGCACGCCACCAACAACTTTCCGGAGTTCACCGGTCGGTTGTGTCCGGCGCCGTGTGAAGCGTCCTGTGTTCTGGGCATCAACCAGGATCCGGTGACGATCAAGCAGGTCGAGGTCGAGATCATCGACAAGGCTTTCGAGGAAGGTTGGGTCACCCCGGTCTACCCGACGCACCTGACCGGCAAGACCGTCGCCGTCGTCGGCTCCGGACCTGCGGGACTTGCTGCAGCGCAGCAACTCACGCGCGCCGGCCACACCGTCACGGTGTTCGAGCGTGCCGATCGCATCGGTGGCCTACTTCGCTACGGCATTCCCGAGTTCAAGATGGAGAAGCGCCACATCGACCGTCGCCTGGCCCAGATGGAGGCCGAGGGCACGGTGTTCCGTACCGGCGTCGACGTCGGCAAGGACATCTCGGCCGACGAGCTTCGCGCACAGTTCGATGCAGTCGTACTGTCCGGTGGAGCAACCGCGTGGCGTGACCTGCCGATCGAGGGTCGCGAGAACGAGGGTATCTACCAGGCGATGGAATTCCTGCCGCACGCCAATCGTGTGCAGCAGGGTGACTTCGCCGAGCCCCCCGTCAGCGCCAAGGGCAAAAAGGTCGTCATCATCGGCGGCGGCGACACCGGCGCGGACTGCCTCGGCACCTCGCACCGCCAGGGTGCGGAGAGCGTCCACCAGTTCGAGATCATGGCTCGGCCGCCGGAAGAACGCGCGACGTCGACGCCGTGGCCGCTGTACCCGCTGATGTATCGCGTGGCCTCGGCGCACGAAGAGGGCGGCGAGCGGGTGTTCTCCGTGAACACCGAGCGCTTCCTCGGCAAGGACGGCAAGGTCACCGCACTCGAAGCACATGAGGTCGAGTTCAAGGCCGGCAAGTTCGAGAAGATCGAGGGCAGCGAATTCACGCTCGAAGCCGATCTCGTGCTGCTGGCCATGGGCTTCGTCGGACCGGAAAAGCCTGGTCTGCTCACCGATCTCGGAGTCGACTTGAACGAGCGCGGCAACGTGCAGCGTTCGAAGGAATGGGTCACCAACGTTCCAGGCGTCTTCGTTGCGGGTGACATGGGCCGCGGCCAGTCGTTGATCGTCTGGGCGATCGCCGAAGGCCGGTCCTGCGCAGCCGCCGTCGACACATTCCTTCAGGGTGCCACCGCGTTGCCGTCGCCGATCGTCCCCACTCAGGCGCCGCAGCGGTAG